In Strix uralensis isolate ZFMK-TIS-50842 chromosome 10, bStrUra1, whole genome shotgun sequence, a single window of DNA contains:
- the KBTBD8 gene encoding kelch repeat and BTB domain-containing protein 8 isoform X2 — translation MAALGVSSGMDPFHACSILQQLKTMYDEGQLTDIVVEVDHGKTFSCHRNVLAAISPYFRSMFTSGLTESTQKEVRIVGVEAESMHLVLNYAYTSRVMLTEANVQALFTAASIFQIPSIQDQCAKYMISHLDPQNSIGVFIFADHYGHQELKDRSQDYIRKKFLSVTKEQEFLQLRKDQLISILDSDDLNVDKEEHVYDSIIRWFEHEQNKREVHLPEIFAKCIRMPLLEETFLEKIPPMFAQAMAKSCVQKGQHSANGYTQRLGMTASEMIICFDAAHKHSGKKQTVPCLDSVTGRVFKLCKPPNDLREVGILVSPDNDIYIAGGYRPSSSEVSIDHRAESDFWMYDHSGNRWIPKAPLLRARIGCKLVHCCGKLYAIGGRVYEGDGRNSLKSVECYDSRENCWTAVCPMPVAMEFHSAVEYKDNIYVLQGEFFLCYDPQKDYWGFLTPMTVPRIQGLATVYNDSIYYIAGTCGNHQRMFTVEAYDIEQNKWTRKKDFPCDQSINPYIKLVLLKNKLHLFVRATQVTVEEHVFRTSRKNSLYQYDEVTDQWQKVYETPDRLWDLGRHFECVVAKLYPQCLQKVI, via the exons ATGGCAGCGTTAGGAG TCAGCAGCGGGATGGACCCCTTCCATGCTTGTAGTATTCTTCAACAGCTTAAAACCATGTATGATGAAGGACAACTGACGGATATCGTAGTGGAAGTGGATCATGGGAAAACATTCTCCTGTCATAGGAATGTTCTTGCTGCAATCAGTCCTTATTTCAG atcTATGTTCACTAGCGGCCTTACAGAGAGTACCCAGAAGGAAGTTCGTATAGTTGGTGTTGAAGCAGAGTCAATGCATTTAGTATTGAACTATGCATATACCTCCAGAGTAATGCTGACAGAGGCCAACGTTCAAGCTTTGTTCACTGCAGCTAGTATCTTCCAGATCCCTTCCATACAAGACCAGTGTGCTAAATATATGATCAGTCATTTGGACCCACAGAACTCCATTGGGGTGTTTATCTTTGCTGATCACTATGGTCATCAGGAACTCAAAGACAGATCGCAAGACTACATTCGTAAAAAGTTTCTGAGTGTCACCAAAGAGCAAGAATTTCTTCAGTTGAGAAAAGACCAACTGATAAGTATACTCGACAGTGATGATTTAAATGTAGACAAAGAAGAACATGTTTATGACAGCATTATAAGGTGGTTTGAACATGAACAAAATAAGAGAGAAGTGCACCTTCCAGAAATATTTGCCAAATGCATCCGTATGCCTCTGTTGGAAGAGACATTTTTAGAGAAAATCCCTCCCATGTTTGCACAGGCTATGGCCAAAAGCTGTGTACAAAAGGGACAACATAGTGCCAATGGCTATACACAACGGCTTGGAATGACCGCTTCTGAAATGATCATATGCTTTGATGCTGCCCACAAACACTCAGGAAAGAAGCAAACAGTGCCTTGTTTAGATTCGGTCACAGGGAGAGTGTTTAAACTATGCAAGCCACCAAATGACTTGAGGGAGGTTGGAATTCTTGTATCTCCTGATAACGATATTTATATTGCGGGTGGTTACAGACCAAGCAGCAGCGAGGTCTCCATTGACCACAGAGCAGAGAGTGATTTTTGGATGTATGATCACTCTGGCAATAGGTGGATTCCGAAAGCTCCTTTGTTGCGAGCCAGAATAGGCTGCAAATTGGTTCATTGCTGTGGTAAACTGTATGCAATAGGTGGTCGCGTTTATGAAGGAGATGGGCGAAACTCACTCAAGTCTGTGGAGTGTTATGACAGCCGAGAGAACTGTTGGACAGCTGTCTGTCCAATGCCTGTAGCAATGGAGTTTCATAGTGCTGTGGAATATAAGGATAACATCTATGTTTTACAGG gGGAATTTTTTCTCTGCTATGATCCTCAGAAGGATTACTGGGGATTTTTGACCCCAATGACTGTGCCTAGAATCCAAGGCTTGGCAACTGTATACAATGACTCCATCTACTACATAGCTGGAACCTGTGGAAACCATCAACGTATGTTTACCGTAGAGGCCTATGACATTGAACAAAATAAGTGGACTCGAAAAAAAGACTTCCCGTGTGATCAGTCCATTAATCCGTATATAAAACTTGTACTCCTCAAAAATAAACTCCATCTGTTTGTCAGAGCTACTCAAGTCACTGTTGAAGAACATGTTTTCAGAACCAGCAGGAAGAATTCACTCTACCAGTATGATGAGGTTACTGACCAATGGCAAAAAGTATACGAGACTCCAGATAGGCTCTGGGATTTAGGCCGGCATTTTGAATGTGTTGTTGCTAAATTGTATCCGCAGTGTCTTCagaaagttatttaa
- the KBTBD8 gene encoding kelch repeat and BTB domain-containing protein 8 isoform X1, which produces MAALGEPSKFSQTLNGIPSSNTVSSGMDPFHACSILQQLKTMYDEGQLTDIVVEVDHGKTFSCHRNVLAAISPYFRSMFTSGLTESTQKEVRIVGVEAESMHLVLNYAYTSRVMLTEANVQALFTAASIFQIPSIQDQCAKYMISHLDPQNSIGVFIFADHYGHQELKDRSQDYIRKKFLSVTKEQEFLQLRKDQLISILDSDDLNVDKEEHVYDSIIRWFEHEQNKREVHLPEIFAKCIRMPLLEETFLEKIPPMFAQAMAKSCVQKGQHSANGYTQRLGMTASEMIICFDAAHKHSGKKQTVPCLDSVTGRVFKLCKPPNDLREVGILVSPDNDIYIAGGYRPSSSEVSIDHRAESDFWMYDHSGNRWIPKAPLLRARIGCKLVHCCGKLYAIGGRVYEGDGRNSLKSVECYDSRENCWTAVCPMPVAMEFHSAVEYKDNIYVLQGEFFLCYDPQKDYWGFLTPMTVPRIQGLATVYNDSIYYIAGTCGNHQRMFTVEAYDIEQNKWTRKKDFPCDQSINPYIKLVLLKNKLHLFVRATQVTVEEHVFRTSRKNSLYQYDEVTDQWQKVYETPDRLWDLGRHFECVVAKLYPQCLQKVI; this is translated from the exons ATGGCAGCGTTAGGAG AACCAAGTAAGTTTTCACAAACACTGAACGGAATTCCTTCTTCAAACACAGTCAGCAGCGGGATGGACCCCTTCCATGCTTGTAGTATTCTTCAACAGCTTAAAACCATGTATGATGAAGGACAACTGACGGATATCGTAGTGGAAGTGGATCATGGGAAAACATTCTCCTGTCATAGGAATGTTCTTGCTGCAATCAGTCCTTATTTCAG atcTATGTTCACTAGCGGCCTTACAGAGAGTACCCAGAAGGAAGTTCGTATAGTTGGTGTTGAAGCAGAGTCAATGCATTTAGTATTGAACTATGCATATACCTCCAGAGTAATGCTGACAGAGGCCAACGTTCAAGCTTTGTTCACTGCAGCTAGTATCTTCCAGATCCCTTCCATACAAGACCAGTGTGCTAAATATATGATCAGTCATTTGGACCCACAGAACTCCATTGGGGTGTTTATCTTTGCTGATCACTATGGTCATCAGGAACTCAAAGACAGATCGCAAGACTACATTCGTAAAAAGTTTCTGAGTGTCACCAAAGAGCAAGAATTTCTTCAGTTGAGAAAAGACCAACTGATAAGTATACTCGACAGTGATGATTTAAATGTAGACAAAGAAGAACATGTTTATGACAGCATTATAAGGTGGTTTGAACATGAACAAAATAAGAGAGAAGTGCACCTTCCAGAAATATTTGCCAAATGCATCCGTATGCCTCTGTTGGAAGAGACATTTTTAGAGAAAATCCCTCCCATGTTTGCACAGGCTATGGCCAAAAGCTGTGTACAAAAGGGACAACATAGTGCCAATGGCTATACACAACGGCTTGGAATGACCGCTTCTGAAATGATCATATGCTTTGATGCTGCCCACAAACACTCAGGAAAGAAGCAAACAGTGCCTTGTTTAGATTCGGTCACAGGGAGAGTGTTTAAACTATGCAAGCCACCAAATGACTTGAGGGAGGTTGGAATTCTTGTATCTCCTGATAACGATATTTATATTGCGGGTGGTTACAGACCAAGCAGCAGCGAGGTCTCCATTGACCACAGAGCAGAGAGTGATTTTTGGATGTATGATCACTCTGGCAATAGGTGGATTCCGAAAGCTCCTTTGTTGCGAGCCAGAATAGGCTGCAAATTGGTTCATTGCTGTGGTAAACTGTATGCAATAGGTGGTCGCGTTTATGAAGGAGATGGGCGAAACTCACTCAAGTCTGTGGAGTGTTATGACAGCCGAGAGAACTGTTGGACAGCTGTCTGTCCAATGCCTGTAGCAATGGAGTTTCATAGTGCTGTGGAATATAAGGATAACATCTATGTTTTACAGG gGGAATTTTTTCTCTGCTATGATCCTCAGAAGGATTACTGGGGATTTTTGACCCCAATGACTGTGCCTAGAATCCAAGGCTTGGCAACTGTATACAATGACTCCATCTACTACATAGCTGGAACCTGTGGAAACCATCAACGTATGTTTACCGTAGAGGCCTATGACATTGAACAAAATAAGTGGACTCGAAAAAAAGACTTCCCGTGTGATCAGTCCATTAATCCGTATATAAAACTTGTACTCCTCAAAAATAAACTCCATCTGTTTGTCAGAGCTACTCAAGTCACTGTTGAAGAACATGTTTTCAGAACCAGCAGGAAGAATTCACTCTACCAGTATGATGAGGTTACTGACCAATGGCAAAAAGTATACGAGACTCCAGATAGGCTCTGGGATTTAGGCCGGCATTTTGAATGTGTTGTTGCTAAATTGTATCCGCAGTGTCTTCagaaagttatttaa